The following nucleotide sequence is from Petrotoga sp. 9PW.55.5.1.
TGCAAACTTTGTAGAGATAATGTTGAATATATAGACTACAAAGATGTAAAAAAATTAAAAGAATTCATAAATGAAAAAGGAAAAATTGTTCCTAAAAGAATAAACGGTAACTGTGCAAAACACCAAAGAATGGTAAGAACTGCTATTCATAGGGCTAGAAAAGTAATGCTTTTACCATACGTTAGTGAGTAAAATTTTTCACTATCAAATAGATAGAGGGAGATCCTCTATCTATTTTTATTTGTTCTAAAACACATCTGTGTTTTTTTTGAACTTAATTATGATAAAATATTATAAAGGGGTGTATGATTGTATGAAGGTATTGCTAATTCAAGATGTGCCAAAACTCGGGAAAAAGGGAGAGGTTAAAGAAGTTTCTGATGGGTATGCTAGAAATTTCCTAATTCGTAAGAACTTGGCTGTCGAAGCTACAAGCGGAAAGCTAAAACATTTAGAAACAATAAAAAATATAGAGGATCAAAAAAAAGAAAACATAAAAAAGAGTAGCGAAGATATTTTGGCAAAATTAAAGGGTAAGAAAATTCAAATAAAAGCAAAATCTGGAGAAAAGGGGAAGTTATTTGGAGCGATAACCGCTCAGAATATTTCTGACAAAATAACCGAGGTTATAGGTGAAAAATTTGACAAAACATGGATAGATCAAAAAGTCAACATTAAGGAATTAGGAATCTATTCATTAAAATTGAAGCTTCCTCAAGGAGTGAGAGGAGAGATAAAGGTTGAAGTTTTACCTGAAGAATAAAAGCTAGTTGGGAGTTGTGAGGATTGGAATTTTTAATAAAGTCAAAGGCTTTGTATACAACATGGGTATTCTATAAGCCGAATAGAATACTTTTTGATGCAGGAGAAGGAGTAAGTGCCGAATTAGGAAACAAGATATATGGAATTGAAAAAATTATTTTAACTCACTCCCATGTGGATCACATAGCAGGATTATGGGGAATAATAAATACTCGCAACAATGCTATGGGAAGTAGA
It contains:
- the rpsR gene encoding 30S ribosomal protein S18, with product MAYVKRDRKRVKKCKLCRDNVEYIDYKDVKKLKEFINEKGKIVPKRINGNCAKHQRMVRTAIHRARKVMLLPYVSE
- the rplI gene encoding 50S ribosomal protein L9, producing MKVLLIQDVPKLGKKGEVKEVSDGYARNFLIRKNLAVEATSGKLKHLETIKNIEDQKKENIKKSSEDILAKLKGKKIQIKAKSGEKGKLFGAITAQNISDKITEVIGEKFDKTWIDQKVNIKELGIYSLKLKLPQGVRGEIKVEVLPEE